One window from the genome of Microcoleus sp. FACHB-68 encodes:
- a CDS encoding alpha/beta fold hydrolase codes for MTFSAATPSTPAAGTTVTNYTWTWRGFPICYQTQGEAGPIVVLIHGFGASCGHWRKNLPVLAANCRVYALDLIGFGGSAKPTPGVDISYTFETWGQQIADFCREVAGTPAFLVGNSIGCIAAMQAAVAHPDIALGVALLNCSLRLLHDRKRAQLPWYRSLGAPIAQKILAINWISQLFFNRLATPATVRKILLQAYKRPEAVTDELIEMLLVPARDPGAVGVFVAFTAYSQGPLPEDLLPQLPCPALMLWGTADPWEPVALGRELAQFSTVQKFIPLEGVGHCPQDEAPELVNPILQQWILEQSELLDARNSGHF; via the coding sequence ATGACTTTCTCTGCTGCAACCCCATCCACTCCTGCTGCCGGCACGACAGTAACCAATTACACCTGGACTTGGCGAGGCTTTCCCATCTGTTACCAAACCCAAGGCGAAGCCGGGCCGATTGTTGTGCTTATACATGGTTTTGGCGCTTCTTGTGGTCACTGGCGCAAAAACCTGCCGGTGTTGGCTGCCAATTGCCGTGTCTACGCCTTAGATTTAATTGGCTTTGGTGGTTCAGCTAAACCTACTCCAGGCGTTGATATTTCCTACACCTTTGAAACGTGGGGACAGCAAATTGCAGATTTCTGCCGCGAAGTTGCCGGCACTCCCGCTTTTTTAGTCGGCAATTCCATCGGCTGTATTGCCGCAATGCAAGCGGCTGTGGCTCATCCCGATATTGCCTTGGGGGTGGCGCTTTTAAACTGTTCCTTGCGGCTGCTGCATGATCGCAAACGCGCCCAACTTCCCTGGTATCGCAGCTTGGGCGCACCGATTGCACAAAAAATTCTAGCGATCAACTGGATAAGTCAACTATTTTTTAACCGGCTTGCCACACCGGCAACGGTGCGAAAGATTCTTTTACAAGCCTACAAGCGCCCTGAAGCCGTGACGGACGAACTCATTGAGATGCTCCTCGTGCCGGCCCGCGATCCGGGTGCGGTGGGCGTATTTGTGGCGTTTACCGCCTATTCTCAAGGGCCGTTGCCAGAGGATTTGCTGCCTCAGTTACCTTGTCCGGCGCTGATGTTATGGGGAACCGCAGATCCGTGGGAGCCGGTGGCGTTGGGGCGAGAGTTGGCCCAGTTTTCCACTGTCCAGAAGTTCATTCCCTTGGAGGGAGTGGGCCACTGTCCCCAGGATGAAGCACCAGAGCTGGTTAATCCTATTTTGCAGCAGTGGATTTTGGAGCAGTCAGAGTTGCTAGATGCGCGTAATTCAGGTCACTTTTGA
- the pyrH gene encoding UMP kinase, producing the protein MGIVYRRILLKLSGEALMGDLGYGIDPVVVHEIAQQVADVVASGVQMAIVVGGGNIFRGVKGASAGMDRATADYIGMIATVMNAMTLQDALEKIGVPTRVQTAIAMQEVAEPYIRRRAIRHLEKGRTVIFGAGSGNPFFTTDTTAALRAAEIDANVIFKATKVDGIYDSDPHLNPGARRFQSLTYSHVLTHDLRVMDSTAIALCKENSIPIMVFDISVGGNIRRAVMGESVGTIVGGSCEVS; encoded by the coding sequence ATGGGGATAGTTTATCGGCGGATTCTGCTGAAGCTGAGCGGTGAAGCCCTAATGGGCGACCTGGGCTATGGCATCGATCCAGTAGTGGTTCATGAAATCGCTCAACAGGTGGCCGATGTGGTGGCTAGTGGCGTCCAAATGGCCATTGTAGTTGGTGGCGGTAATATCTTTCGGGGAGTCAAAGGGGCTTCTGCGGGGATGGATCGGGCCACAGCGGACTACATTGGCATGATTGCCACCGTCATGAATGCCATGACTTTACAAGATGCCCTAGAAAAAATAGGGGTGCCAACGCGAGTGCAAACAGCTATCGCGATGCAGGAAGTGGCAGAGCCATACATTCGGCGGCGTGCGATTCGCCATTTAGAAAAGGGACGGACTGTGATTTTTGGTGCCGGCTCTGGAAATCCTTTCTTTACCACGGATACAACAGCCGCTTTACGCGCTGCTGAAATTGATGCGAATGTAATTTTTAAGGCGACCAAGGTAGACGGGATTTATGATTCCGATCCTCATCTCAATCCGGGCGCTCGCCGGTTTCAAAGCTTGACGTATAGCCACGTTTTGACCCATGATCTGCGGGTGATGGACAGTACAGCCATCGCGTTGTGTAAAGAAAACAGCATTCCTATCATGGTCTTTGATATTTCGGTCGGAGGTAATATCCGCCGAGCAGTTATGGGTGAATCTGTCGGAACAATTGTGGGAGGTTCTTGTGAAGTTAGCTGA
- the frr gene encoding ribosome recycling factor, translated as MKLADVESHMQKAVESTQRSFNTIRTGRANASLLDRVTVEYYGTPTSLKSLANISTPDSSTITIQPYDRGSLNTIEKAISLSDVGLTPNNDGSVIRLNIPPLTSDRRKELVKIAAKYAEEGKVSIRNIRRDGVDSTRKQEKNGDITEDESRDLQDKIQKLTDKYIARVEELLAEKEKDITTV; from the coding sequence GTGAAGTTAGCTGACGTTGAAAGCCATATGCAAAAGGCCGTTGAGTCAACTCAACGCTCGTTTAATACGATTCGCACAGGTCGCGCGAATGCGTCGCTGCTTGATCGGGTGACGGTAGAGTATTACGGCACGCCAACCTCGCTCAAATCATTGGCGAATATCAGCACACCAGATTCAAGCACAATCACGATTCAACCCTATGATCGCGGTAGCTTGAACACGATTGAGAAGGCAATTTCTCTGTCAGATGTCGGTTTAACGCCTAATAACGATGGCTCAGTGATTCGATTGAACATTCCGCCTCTGACCAGTGATCGCCGCAAGGAATTGGTTAAGATTGCTGCAAAATATGCGGAAGAGGGGAAAGTGTCGATTCGCAATATCCGGCGTGATGGCGTCGATTCTACTCGCAAGCAGGAGAAGAATGGAGACATTACAGAAGATGAGTCGCGGGATTTGCAGGATAAAATTCAAAAGCTGACGGATAAGTACATCGCGAGGGTTGAGGAATTGCTAGCGGAAAAAGAAAAAGATATCACGACGGTCTAA
- the speB gene encoding agmatinase — MPVQTPAALQPFLGSEIEVAYDESRVVILPIPYEATTTYRRGCENGPAHLLNASDQLECYDEELDREICYEVGIFTHSAIADTRNGQSVSSEEMLEVTSKTIYHLIQEGKFVIALGGEHSITTGVVEAYRMAYPDEPFTVIQIDAHGDLRHEYHGSIHNHACVMRRIVDMGLPTVQIGIRSICKEEADLIKEKQLPVFRARDIVSQPDWMERAIASISTKRVFFTIDLDGLDPTLIPGVGTPEPGGLNWYSLTTFLRRVCESHEVIGCDVMELAPVTDSVVSEFTAAKLVYKLIGYQAMAQGW, encoded by the coding sequence ATGCCGGTTCAAACTCCTGCTGCTTTGCAGCCATTTCTTGGGTCTGAGATCGAGGTTGCCTACGATGAGTCCCGCGTTGTCATTTTGCCCATTCCCTACGAAGCAACAACCACCTATCGGCGAGGTTGCGAAAACGGGCCGGCTCACCTTCTAAATGCCTCGGATCAGCTTGAATGCTACGACGAGGAATTAGATCGGGAAATCTGCTATGAAGTAGGAATTTTTACTCATTCCGCAATCGCAGATACCCGCAATGGCCAATCCGTTTCCTCTGAGGAGATGTTAGAAGTTACCAGTAAGACCATTTACCATCTGATTCAAGAAGGTAAATTTGTCATTGCCTTGGGTGGCGAACATAGCATCACCACCGGCGTTGTAGAAGCTTATCGGATGGCTTATCCAGATGAACCGTTTACCGTCATTCAAATCGACGCTCACGGGGATTTACGCCATGAATACCACGGCTCGATTCACAACCACGCCTGTGTAATGCGTCGGATCGTAGACATGGGTTTGCCGACAGTACAAATCGGCATTCGCAGCATTTGTAAAGAAGAAGCCGATTTGATCAAAGAAAAACAGCTGCCGGTGTTCCGAGCACGCGATATTGTCAGCCAACCCGATTGGATGGAACGCGCGATTGCCAGCATCTCAACGAAACGGGTGTTTTTCACCATTGATCTTGACGGACTTGATCCCACCTTAATCCCAGGCGTTGGCACCCCTGAACCGGGCGGGTTAAATTGGTACAGCCTGACAACCTTTTTGCGGCGAGTGTGCGAGTCTCACGAAGTGATTGGCTGTGACGTGATGGAATTAGCGCCGGTTACCGATTCGGTGGTTTCGGAATTTACCGCAGCCAAACTGGTCTATAAACTTATTGGATACCAAGCGATGGCTCAAGGCTGGTAG
- a CDS encoding rhomboid family intramembrane serine protease yields the protein MVPLRDVNPVRITPYVTYGLIIANILVFIYEITLPPPVLESFFRTWAVVPRDLTMVLEGTRVGSSPFPEWLTLISSQFLHGGFLHIAGNMLFLWIFGNNVEESLGRIKYLIFYIGCGVLAALTQWFFASGSDIPSLGASGAIAGVMGAYILKYPKAEIVTLIPLGFFLPVARIPAYFFLGFWFVQQAFNGIVGLNAPADIGMQGGGIAYWAHAGGFVFGAILGPVLGLFNDSKESRVEQL from the coding sequence GTGGTTCCCTTACGCGATGTAAATCCAGTCCGCATCACCCCATACGTTACTTACGGGTTGATTATCGCCAATATCTTGGTATTTATTTATGAGATAACTTTGCCCCCGCCTGTGCTTGAGTCATTTTTCAGGACTTGGGCGGTTGTTCCTAGGGACTTAACAATGGTCTTGGAAGGAACAAGAGTGGGATCTTCCCCTTTTCCGGAATGGCTGACCTTGATTAGCTCACAATTTTTGCATGGTGGCTTTCTCCACATCGCCGGCAATATGCTATTCCTCTGGATTTTTGGCAACAACGTAGAGGAATCTTTAGGTCGTATTAAATACCTGATTTTTTACATCGGTTGCGGTGTACTTGCTGCCCTAACTCAATGGTTTTTTGCCAGTGGCTCTGACATTCCTTCCCTCGGGGCGAGTGGCGCAATTGCCGGCGTTATGGGAGCATATATTCTCAAATATCCCAAGGCTGAAATTGTCACCTTAATTCCCCTTGGTTTCTTCTTACCCGTGGCTCGCATTCCTGCTTACTTCTTTCTGGGTTTTTGGTTTGTGCAGCAAGCATTTAACGGGATTGTGGGTCTCAATGCGCCGGCAGATATCGGGATGCAAGGCGGCGGCATCGCTTATTGGGCACACGCCGGCGGCTTTGTTTTTGGAGCCATTTTAGGGCCGGTACTTGGCTTATTTAATGATTCAAAAGAGTCAAGGGTTGAACAACTTTAG
- a CDS encoding geranylgeranyl reductase family protein: MFDCIIVGAGPAGGTAAYHLAKRGRSVLVLEKESLPRYKPCSGGVSPAIAEWFDFDFSPAISLKVNRVRCTWKMEDPVEVDLQVKEPIWMVRRDVFDHFLIQQAQSQGAELRDNTEVTGIEFKNDHWQVNTANGPVEGRYLIAADGAKGPMAKWLRFKEPKKRLAGAMEIDSAQAASNPLVNFEFGLQKNGFIWNFPKAEGYSIGISTFRGGDPKDFNSVLAEYAAGLGLNAGTSKQYTHPLSLWDGNQKLHTQNAVLAGEAACVVDPFTAEGIRPSMFSGLKASEAIDRALSGAGDALEKYTQTINEEWGSDMVWAQRLSGVFFQFPGVAYKVGVKRPAATQTLGRVLCGDLRYSDIADRAIKRLSKSFLTGGR, from the coding sequence ATGTTTGATTGCATCATTGTCGGTGCCGGCCCTGCCGGTGGAACTGCTGCGTATCACTTGGCCAAGCGGGGACGCTCTGTTCTTGTGCTGGAAAAAGAATCTCTGCCACGATATAAACCCTGTAGCGGTGGGGTGTCTCCCGCGATCGCTGAGTGGTTCGATTTTGATTTTTCCCCAGCGATTTCTCTAAAAGTTAACCGGGTGCGTTGCACTTGGAAGATGGAAGATCCAGTTGAAGTGGATCTGCAAGTCAAAGAGCCAATTTGGATGGTGCGGCGGGATGTATTTGACCACTTCCTGATCCAGCAAGCGCAAAGCCAGGGAGCGGAACTGCGAGACAATACGGAAGTCACCGGCATTGAGTTCAAAAATGACCATTGGCAAGTAAATACGGCAAATGGGCCGGTTGAAGGTCGTTATTTGATTGCGGCGGATGGAGCTAAAGGGCCAATGGCCAAGTGGTTGCGCTTTAAGGAACCGAAAAAGCGGTTAGCCGGCGCAATGGAAATTGACTCAGCGCAAGCAGCAAGCAATCCCCTGGTCAATTTTGAATTTGGCTTGCAGAAAAATGGCTTTATTTGGAACTTCCCCAAAGCAGAGGGCTATTCCATCGGGATTAGCACTTTCCGAGGCGGTGATCCGAAAGATTTCAACAGCGTTTTAGCTGAATATGCGGCTGGGTTGGGTTTGAATGCCGGCACCAGCAAGCAATACACCCACCCACTTTCTTTGTGGGATGGCAACCAAAAGCTTCATACCCAAAATGCAGTTTTAGCCGGCGAAGCAGCTTGTGTGGTTGATCCGTTTACGGCAGAAGGAATTCGCCCCTCAATGTTTAGTGGTTTAAAAGCCTCAGAAGCAATTGATCGGGCACTTTCTGGTGCCGGTGATGCTTTGGAAAAATACACCCAGACGATCAATGAAGAATGGGGCAGTGATATGGTTTGGGCGCAGCGCTTATCGGGCGTCTTCTTCCAATTCCCCGGTGTTGCTTACAAAGTCGGTGTCAAGCGCCCTGCAGCCACCCAGACGCTAGGTAGAGTGTTGTGCGGAGACTTGCGTTACTCTGATATAGCAGATCGTGCGATTAAACGCCTGAGTAAGAGTTTCTTAACGGGTGGCCGGTGA
- a CDS encoding tyrosine-protein kinase domain-containing protein has protein sequence MTPPIVKRYLIAVGKYKWFGVAAFVAVCGASGVVAIQPEPAPIYLAEGLLTSNRPLVTFAKTTPQIQEQGSTITEGFLLSPEVIQSVSAQMKEPPNNIQKNAKIWLPKEGAPPFIQIQYIGPDQDKAKAMVAALMKAMVEYSNKVNSTRVDVTVQEIQKRLVPVTETLKAAEQELEQFDRIEGAALSVARIGALPSAIATSQEQQRQLRLAIEGTDAQIRSLSSRLGLTPDQAYVSQALSADPILANLHVQMHTTESEMEILKRDLRDDHPRMVELRRKLQAYEELLSQRSAEVIGGNGAAAPLMSGSEIRQNSSLDPARQQVAGSLMGLQTERERLQQQLEASVRTEQELRNEYASIPNKQLERDRRQQQVAIQKALYDQMQTLLADTRTAGAETVSSLSIAPQGIKVVRHNKPGMGIVMTLAAGAVVGIFSGGVLIFLLSMLDGKFYTMEEVRGSLQERDVPLLGILPAVMVFDLDHHEMPVMVELDSPYLEFYERLRTNLRRVSEKPVKVLLLTSVGRKEGKTFCAYNLAIASARAGKRTLLIEADLRSPSQAQCLKVATDPENSIEPLRYYGQPNSCIRLVPEVENLYVVPSPGPVRQPSAILESSELHRLLKDVRGRFDFVIIDTPALSACNDALLLEPHTDGMVLVARPLYTESGLMAEYVDSLTESEEIQLLGAIINGADTTVEVYSTAAFPEPADYVPMSGPQSPQDGRKPQRPQAEVHNVRNFK, from the coding sequence ATGACCCCACCAATTGTTAAGCGTTATCTGATTGCCGTAGGCAAATACAAATGGTTTGGAGTGGCTGCTTTTGTTGCGGTGTGCGGCGCTTCAGGGGTCGTGGCGATCCAGCCCGAGCCGGCTCCTATCTATCTCGCTGAAGGATTGCTGACTTCTAACCGGCCTCTGGTGACTTTTGCAAAAACAACCCCTCAAATTCAAGAGCAAGGCTCGACAATTACGGAGGGGTTTCTGTTATCTCCTGAGGTGATCCAATCAGTGTCAGCTCAGATGAAGGAACCTCCGAATAATATTCAAAAAAATGCCAAAATTTGGCTGCCGAAGGAAGGGGCACCGCCGTTTATTCAAATTCAGTACATCGGGCCTGATCAAGATAAAGCAAAAGCAATGGTGGCTGCGCTGATGAAGGCAATGGTTGAGTATAGCAACAAGGTCAACTCAACCCGCGTGGATGTCACTGTTCAAGAAATTCAAAAACGGTTGGTGCCGGTAACAGAGACGCTGAAGGCGGCTGAACAAGAACTCGAACAGTTTGATCGCATTGAAGGGGCGGCGCTATCGGTGGCCCGGATTGGGGCTTTGCCAAGTGCGATTGCGACTTCTCAAGAACAGCAACGGCAACTACGACTTGCAATAGAGGGAACTGACGCGCAAATTCGTAGCTTGTCTAGCCGGCTGGGATTAACGCCGGATCAGGCTTATGTCTCTCAAGCGCTGAGTGCCGATCCGATTCTGGCGAACCTGCACGTGCAAATGCACACTACTGAGTCGGAAATGGAAATTTTGAAGCGAGATTTGCGCGACGATCACCCCAGGATGGTGGAGTTGCGCCGCAAGCTACAAGCTTATGAGGAGTTGTTAAGCCAGCGCTCGGCTGAAGTGATCGGCGGAAATGGAGCGGCGGCACCCCTGATGAGCGGTTCGGAAATCCGGCAAAACAGCAGTTTAGATCCGGCGCGGCAGCAGGTGGCAGGGTCACTAATGGGTTTGCAAACCGAGCGAGAGCGGCTGCAACAGCAATTGGAGGCGTCAGTTCGTACAGAACAGGAACTCAGGAATGAATACGCGAGTATTCCGAATAAGCAGCTAGAACGTGATCGCCGGCAGCAGCAGGTAGCGATTCAAAAGGCGCTTTACGATCAGATGCAAACGCTGTTAGCCGATACGCGAACCGCAGGGGCGGAAACGGTGAGCAGTTTGAGTATTGCGCCGCAAGGGATCAAGGTGGTTCGCCACAATAAACCGGGAATGGGGATTGTGATGACGCTGGCAGCCGGCGCTGTGGTGGGAATTTTCAGCGGTGGCGTGCTGATCTTTTTGCTGTCTATGCTAGATGGCAAGTTTTACACGATGGAAGAGGTGCGCGGATCTTTGCAGGAACGGGATGTGCCGCTTTTGGGAATTTTACCGGCAGTGATGGTTTTTGACTTGGATCATCACGAGATGCCGGTGATGGTGGAGTTGGATTCTCCTTATCTGGAATTTTACGAGCGGTTGCGGACGAATCTGCGCCGCGTTAGTGAGAAACCTGTGAAGGTGTTGTTGCTAACCAGTGTTGGCAGAAAGGAAGGTAAGACGTTTTGTGCTTATAATTTGGCAATTGCTTCAGCAAGAGCCGGCAAACGCACACTGCTGATTGAGGCGGATTTGCGTTCGCCTTCTCAGGCACAATGTTTGAAGGTGGCTACCGATCCTGAAAATTCGATTGAGCCTCTGCGCTACTATGGCCAGCCAAATAGCTGCATTCGCTTGGTTCCGGAAGTAGAAAACCTTTATGTAGTGCCGTCACCAGGGCCGGTTCGGCAACCGAGTGCGATTTTAGAATCCAGTGAGTTGCACCGCTTGCTCAAAGATGTTCGGGGCCGGTTTGATTTTGTCATTATAGATACGCCGGCGCTGAGTGCGTGCAATGATGCCCTATTGCTGGAACCTCACACCGATGGCATGGTGTTGGTGGCTCGACCGCTTTACACAGAATCGGGTTTAATGGCTGAGTATGTTGATTCATTAACTGAATCGGAAGAAATTCAGCTTTTGGGAGCTATTATCAACGGCGCGGATACGACAGTGGAAGTTTACAGCACTGCAGCGTTCCCTGAGCCGGCTGATTATGTGCCGATGAGTGGGCCACAGTCTCCTCAAGATGGACGCAAACCACAACGCCCTCAAGCTGAAGTGCATAACGTTAGGAATTTTAAATAA
- a CDS encoding thioredoxin family protein, which translates to MTDTPIGSYAPDFELPGIDDTVHHLARYLESFRAVGVIFMCNHCPYVRLYLGRLKQIQADFQAQGFTLIGINANDAIQYPEDSFENMKTFAASNQLNFPYIRDVTQDVAHCFGAQKTPEVFLLDTNGLVRYRGQIDDNANDPEAVGVPYLRNALTQLLQGEPVSVAFTEAIGCSVKWRQ; encoded by the coding sequence ATGACAGATACTCCGATTGGCAGCTACGCTCCCGATTTTGAACTGCCTGGAATTGACGATACAGTACATCATTTAGCCCGATATCTTGAAAGTTTTCGGGCTGTAGGCGTCATATTCATGTGCAATCACTGCCCTTATGTGCGCCTGTATCTTGGCCGGCTCAAACAAATTCAAGCGGATTTTCAAGCTCAAGGCTTTACTTTAATCGGGATTAACGCCAATGACGCGATCCAGTATCCCGAAGATAGCTTTGAGAACATGAAAACTTTCGCAGCCAGCAATCAACTGAATTTTCCCTATATTCGGGATGTCACGCAAGATGTGGCTCACTGCTTTGGAGCACAGAAAACCCCAGAGGTATTTTTGTTAGACACAAACGGCCTCGTGCGTTACCGGGGACAAATTGATGATAATGCCAATGACCCAGAAGCAGTGGGGGTGCCTTATTTACGGAACGCACTGACACAATTGCTTCAGGGAGAGCCGGTGAGTGTTGCCTTCACCGAAGCCATTGGTTGCTCTGTAAAGTGGAGACAGTAA